The genomic window TTGAGGTGGCCGCCTTTGACCAGCACCGCTGTACCAAAGCGCCCGCTCAGCTCCTGAGCACAGGCCTCCATGTCCTCGATGCCGGACACCTCACGCTCCCAGAGGACGCGTGCCTCATCCAGATTGGGGGTGATCAGGGTGGCCAGAGGCAGCAGTTCATCGATCAGGGTGCGCACGGCGCTGTCTTCCAGCAGTTTCCCGCCACTGGTGGCGATCATCACCGGGTCCACGACCAAAGGGATGCGCCCGTGTCCGAGTTGCCTCCACGCCTCAGCCACAGCCCGCACCTGGGCCTGCCCGCCGAGCATGCCGGTCTTGGCCGCAGCAATGGGGAAACCGCCAAAGAGCACACGCATCTGATCCACAATGAACTCCGCATCCATCAGACGTACCTGAGAGACGAGTCCCGGGGTCTCGGACACAATGCTCGTGAGAGCGTTCAGCCCGTAGCCGCCCAAGGCCGAAATGGCCTTCAGGTCCGCCTGCACCCCAGCACCACAGGAAGAGTCTGAGCCTGCGATGGAGAGAACGGGGGGAGGAGGGGGCATGAGAGTGGGAGGTGTGATGGTAGGAAACCAGCCGCTTTTTGCAAATGCTGCCTCCGCTTCCTGATGGGTGCGAACTGCTGCGCAGGCACGGTCTCGGAAGGGGATTTCCCGTTCTTGAGTGGCGGGTTACAGGATTTTACAAACCCCGGCTTGTGACTTCACACGTATTTGTTACACTAAACTTTATGAATTTCGAACCGTTGCCTGGACTCTCGGTCACGGTGGACAGCGTCTCCTACGATCCCACGCGGCCTGCTCCGCCTGACCGGCCGCACCCGTTTGTCTATCACCTCTCGATCCACAATGCCTCGCACGACGTCGTGCGCATCTTTGGCCGCAAGTGGATCGTGCGCGACACGGATGGCGACACCATGGTCGTCGAGGGGGATGGCGTCGTGGGCCAGTTTCCCAATCTCTCTCCCGGGGAAACCTTCAGCTACAACTCCTACCACGTCATCAAGACCGAAAGCACTGCCACAGGTTCCTTCTTTGGCACCACCCCCGACGGCCGCCGCGTCTGCACCCGCATCCCGGCGATTGAGATGCATCCGCCCATGCCGGCGTGAGGAAGGCAAATCGCTGTTACTTGGCGGGTCCCGCTCGTTGTGAGTCCGGACTACTCCTCACACACAATCCGAAACCCCACGCTGTCGAGGTGCACATTGTGCGGGTCGGGTCCGCGAAATGACGCCAGCAGGCGTTTTTCGCTTCCTGCTCTGAAGGATCCGCCGCGAACTATGCGCAGCGTGTTTTTAGGCGGGTCGTACCAGCCGTCCACCCACTCCCAGACATTGCCGGCGAAGTCGTGGAGACCATTCGCATCGGCGGGGTAGCTGCCCACAGGCGCGGTGTCGGCGTAGCCGTCGTCCACCTCCAGCCATTGGGCGTCGTAGCTGGCGTGGTACTTTTTGCCAAAGGCCTCGTCGCAGAAATTGCCCGAGTCTTTGGTCAACGGCCCAGTGCCCCAATGATGCATGCCGATGCTGGGGGGCTGCTGGTTTGGTGGGATGTCCGGCTTCTCATGCAGGCCAGCGAGCAGGCTCCACTCCTGATCGGTGAGGAGGCGGTACCTGCGGCCTTCCTTTTGGCCCAGCCATTCACAGAAAGCCAGCGCCTCGGTGAAGCTGACATTGACCGCAGGATGATCCGGCGTCTGTGAAAAGTCAGGCTTCTTCCATTCGGTGTTTGTCGCGACGGCAAAGGGCTGATAGTCCTTCACGCGCGTCTCAAAGCGGCACACCAGCACCTTGAGTCCGGGCACGCGGACAAACGGCATTTCCAGGCTGTTGGTGAATGCCGTTTCGACTTTGGCCTGCTGCGCACTGGCATAGTGCGCGAGTAGCAGCAGGGCAAAGGCGGTGAGCGTGCGCAGCATGACAGAATGGTTACTTCTTGGCAGCCGGTGCGGGCTTCCACTCCCAGCTCTCGCCAAAGAAACCGGCATCGCTGATGCCGCCCGGGGCCTGGCTGGTTTTGGGCTTGGTGAGGTCGATCACCGCCCAATCTGGCAGCTTGGCCACCTGGCGGGCGTTGTTGAGGTAGTCGTATTCGCGGTAGGTGAAGCTGCTGTTGATCACCACATACTTTGTGGGATTGAGCGGGTTCGGGTAGATGAGCACTGGGGCGCTCGTGGTGGCATCGTAGGTTTTGCCATTGGCCACCAGCTTGTCCTTGGACCACTGGATGGGCAGCTTGTCGGCGATCTTGGCCAGCACGGCATTGCTCTGCGGATCTCCCCACAGCACGAGGTTGCTGGAGGCGATGTCGGCGTCACTGACGGCAGTGTCATCCTTGGTCGGGGCATCGCCACGGAACTGGCGGCGCCATTCGAACTGCGCGCGCTCCAACTCGGCCTTGGCCCAGGCGTCCACTTTCTCGCCGATGCCGGGCTTGGTGGGTTTCACAAAGAGAAACTTGTCCATGAAGGCGTCGTCGATGGGACCTTCGAGAGCGTGCTTCTTCACGAGCTTGCCATCTTCCTGATTGTCCAGCGTCTGGGTCCATTTGCCATTCTTGAGCTGAAAATGCACCAGCCAGGAACGGTCCAGCTTCGGGCGGGTGACTTCAAGGAGCTGGCCGTCGATGCTGACCACTGGCTTGAACAGCAGGGGCATGGGGCAGTGGCCGGAAGGCATGTCCAGCGTGAAGGCGGTGATGTTTTGCAGCTTGATGGTGATCTCAGACGGGCCGGTGATGCGGGCATGGATGCGGCCGCGCTCCCAGTGCTGCTCCAGCGCATCCACCGTGACCCAGTGCATGTGATTGTAACGCAGGAACCATGTGGAAAGGTGGATCTCCTTGGGCACGCGATTGCGGCCCATGGCGGCGATGCTGGCCAGGCGCTTCTCGATCTCGATGAGGGAGTCGGGATGAATCTTGTGCGCGGTCTGAGGGCCGATGATGTGCAGCAGGTCCACATTTTCTCCGCGCAGAGCTTTCTCCATCATGTCGGCGGCCTGCTTCTGTTTGTCGATCTCGCCGCTGTAGGCCACCGTCGGGCAGTTTTCCAGATTGAGGGCGTTGTCCGTGGCATTGTACCAGTGCCACAGCTTCTGCTGATACCAGGGGGCGCCGCTCACATCTTCATTCTGAAAACCGCCGAGGAATTCGGGCGTCTCAGAGAATCCAGCGCCAGGATTCGCGCCGCACCATTTATCCGCGTAGTTCACCGCAAACTGCCAAGCGGCAGCACCGCCCATGCTGAAGCCGCGCACGATGATGCGGTCTTCATCCACGGCGTAGAATTTGGATGCGTGGTCAATCGCTTCCAGCAGGTCGATCTCGCCAGCAAATTTGTTGGCGCAGCAGTAACGGCCGTAGGGGTGCAGCACGAGCGCCCCCTTGGGCGAGATCTGCCCGACCTGCTTGCGTCGCTGGTCCAGGAAGGCGAGCTCGCTGAGCGTCTCACCACGGCCATGGCACCAGATGTCCAGGCGCACCGGAGCACCCACGTAGCTCTCTGGGATGACCATGCCGTAGGGCTGCACGGAACCGTCGATCTTGGAGCGGTAGGCGCGCACCACGAGGCCCTTCTGCTTGGTCCATGGGGCCTGGCCGCCTTTGAACTGCTCGGCGCGTTGCATGCCTTCGGCCAGAATCTCATCGGCGCTTTTGAGTTCACCCAGCTTGTGCACCTCGTTGTAGCGCAGCGCCCAGTCCACGGCCTTGTGGTAGATCTCGATGTCTGGCAGCAGATCGGCGTGCTGCGGATTTTTGGCCTGAGCTTTGGCTGCTTCATCGATGGCCGTGCGGAGCTTCTTCAGGCCTTCGGTGAGGCGGGCACGATCTGCGTCAGGCACTGCCACGCCGGGAGGCGGCACTGGGCGGACGTTGTCGGCTGAGTTGTCCTTGGGACCATCCGCAAAGGCGGATGTGAGGGCGAGAAGGGGAAGGAGGAGGCGCTTCATGGCTGGCGGTTGTAAAAGAAGGCGTATTCAGGCTATTTCTTGCGGCGTGTTTTGGGTTTCGGCGCAGAAAGCAGAGGAATATTGTGCAGCTCAAAGGGGCCGCTGGTGGCGCTGTCAAACTCAGCAGCAGCCTCCAGTCCGATGCGGGCGATCTCTTCGGCGGTCTTGCCTTTGTCATAGGCTGCCTGCATGGCACCCAGCGCGTAGTCGCGGCCCGAGCCTGCGGCCCAGAACTTGTGAAACTGCTGCGCAGAGCGGTAGGAGTAGATGGCAAAGATGCCATGCGCATTGGCCATGAGACCGTAGAACTGCGTGGTCTCGTACTCCTCCCCTTTGTCAGGAGCGGCGGACATGAAGTATTCCACTTTCAGCCAGGCGTGGGCATGACGGAAGGTTTCAAAGATGGCCTCGCAGGAGGAGAAATTGCGCGGACGCTCCGGATTGGCAAAGTAGCTGTTCAGCACCACGAGGCTGGCCGAGGTGCCCACCAGCCCGATGTAGGTGTCTTCGATTTTGGCGATCTTCGTCTTGTTGACGATGTGCTGCGCCTTTTGCCGCAGAGAGCCAAGACAGCTGAGCGTATCCGCGCCAATGCAGGCGACGCCGTTTTTCTGAGCAACAACGATGGTGGACATGAGAGCCTGATGTTTAAAGAGAACGCAGGAGCTGCGCAACCTTCAAACAACAGGCATACGATCTGGCGCTACCCGCGGCGGATCTCCGAGCCTTTGAAGATGATGCGGAAGCGGAAGACCTTCTTTTTGCGGCAGGTGATCTGTCCCGTCTGCAGGTCAAAGCGCTCAGGGATCTCGATGCGGTGCAGGTCCGCCGTGGCGTGGTAGCCGCGCTCGGAAAAGATGTCGATCAGCATGGCCAGGGCTTCTGGATCGTGGAAGAGCTTGTCCTCAGTGTTGATGTCCGCCCGGCCGGAGATCGCGTGTCGCACGATGATGGGCATCATCTTCTCCTGGATGAAGGCCACCACCGCCTGCATGAGCTCAGGCTTTTCCACCTTGTAGCTGTCCAGACGGCGCACCAGATCCTGGCGCGCATGACGCACGATCTCGCTGGCCAGCGGCAGGTCGCGCAGCTGGTCAAAGGTGCGCGGATCGAGCTCCAGCGAGCTTTGGTACTCCAGCTCACGGATGATGTTGTCCTGCACCAGCTCCAGCGGAGCCTGGGCGTTGATGAAATGGTAATGGAAGATCTCTTTGAGAGAGACCAGCGCATCAAACGTCTTTTCCTTGAAGACCTTGTAGCGATTGCGTGCCAGGGCGGGATCAAAGTCGGTGGCGCGCTCCTCCCAGAGTTCGCCGATGCCGGAGCTGCGCACCTCTTCATTGTGTGCCAGCACCTCCTTGCCGCGCTTGAGCTGGCGGGCGATGCTTTCCGCCTCATCCACAAACAGCACCATGATGTGGAAGATGGGCTGCTTGAAGTGCGCGGCATCCGGCGTCTGTGAAAACTCACGGCGCAGTCGGATCATCTCATCAAAGAGCATCTTGAGGCACTCCACCTGCACCTTGGTGCGCGGAAAGCCGTCAAGGATGGCGCCATTCTGCTGCTCGGGCTCCAGCAGCTTGCGGATGAGGATGCCCACCACCTCGCGGTCGCCCACCATGCCACCTTGGGCTTTAAGCTTCTTCGCCTCCGGGCTGTCCAGCAGTGCACTCACCACGATGGGCTCGGCGGTGATGCCGCGCACCTCGCGGATGAAGTCGGTGTTGGTGCCTTTGCCCGCACCGGGGGCACCGCCCAGCAGGATCAGCTCTTTGGGAAAGCGCAGCTTCTCGCGGCCATAGTCGGCTTCGAGCTGTTTCCAGACATGATTGAAGATCAGCTGGGCGTCTTTGATTTCCAGGTCCGCCGGAGCGGCGGGCTTGGGGGCAGGTTCTGGGGGCGTGGTGGGCTGCATTCGGTGGCAGTGCGCCTATCGTGATTCCCAGCGGTCTGTCAAACAGGAGTCATGCCCCTTTTAGCCCTTTAGTGTCATCAAATGCGCCAGCAGATCGGCCACCTGCTGATCCTGCAGCGCGTCCAGCAGCCCCTCGGGCATGAGGGAGCGGCGGATGAACTTGGTGCTGCGGATGTCCTTTTTGTCCAGCCGGCGGTCCGGCAGGCCGGGCTGGCGGATGACGGTGGCCTGCTTGTCCTCGCTGACAAAGAAGGCGTCGATGAGATCGCCATTCGTCATTTCCACCCGAAAGATGCGGTAGCCGGGCTCCATGGCGGCATTGGGCGTGAGGATATTGCGCAGCACGGCCTCCAGACCCATTGCACCTGCGCCGCTGAGGTTTGGCCCGATCTGACCGCCTGCATTGCCGATCTGGTGGCAGGCCATGCAGATGGCGCTGAGGGCCTTGCCATTTTGCGCGTTGCCCTTGGGGGCGAGCGCCGTGAATTTGGCAAACTTGCTGTCCAGGGCCTTGGCCTGCTCCTCGGTGAGCAGTGGCGGTGTGTCGATGGTTTTGGCCATGCGCGCGCCTTTGCCAAAAACTCCTTTTTTCCATTGTTCAGCGGACGTGTAGGTCAGATCAACTCCTGTGGCTATGATGCGGTCAAACGTGGCACGGATCTCCTGGGCACTGCGTGCTTTTTTCCATACCCGGAACTCAGTCATGGCGCCTGTCGTGCCCTGCTTCGGACCGCTCCAGCCGATTTTGCAGTTCGCCCACTTCGCGGGGGCAGGCTTGGTGCCCGCGGCGTCGAGTTCACCGTTTTGATAAATGCGGATGATGCCCTTTTCATCGCGGGTGACGGCGAGATGCGTCCACAGATCTGGCGTCATGGGCTTGGTGGCCACGCAGACATCCTTCAATTCGCTGCCCGCATACACACGGAATCGGGAGGCAAAGAAATTCATGTCCACACCACCGGGGATGCCAAGCAGGCTGTCAGCGTTGCTGATGCCCTCGGCCAGACGCACCCATGCCTCGACCGTGAAAGGCCCGTCGAGCGTGATCTTGGAATCGACCCAGGCGGTGTCTTCGCCATTCAGCTGCAGAACCTCATGGAAGATGCCCCCCAGCTTCTGCTGGAGCTTTTCGATCATGGGGTCATCTCCCAGCACGGTGGCGAGACGTTCGACGGTCGAGCCGTCGAGGTCAGTTTGCGGAAGGCTTTTGTCCACCAGAGCGGCGACGATGGACTGAGCCCCGGTCTTGGTGCTGGCCAGTGCGGCGAGCGCACTCCGCCGCTGAGCAGGCTGGAGCTTTGGATAAAGGGCAAGCAGTTTGGCTACGGCGTCGGGGGAACGTGAGGCGGCAAGCGCCTGCAGTGCGGCGTCTCGGACGAGCGGGTCGGGTTCCGACTGCACGATCAAAGCCAGGGCAGCCGAGGCGCTGCTGTGCAGATCTCTCAGGGTATTGAGAAGCGCGACCGACCGTTGCTTCTCCAAAAGTGCGATGAGGTCGCCTTCGAGGGCTGTGAGCTGAAAGCCCCCGATGAGCTGCAGGGCCAGCGGGTCCGCATCACTTTGCAGCATCTGCTTCGCTGTCTGTGTAAGCAGCGGTGCAATCTTGGCTGAATCAAGTTTGGTGCGCTGGACCAGCAGCTTCTCAGCGACTGCGGTGCGCGATTTCTCATTCATCAGCATTGCCTTCAGCGACTCGCCGACTCCAGCTTCTTCGGGAAACTGCGCCAGCCGCAGGAGCTCTTCATCATTGGGCGCGCGGTCGAGTTGTGGCAGGAGTTTGGCCACACGCGAAGCGCTGGCTTTCGGCTCCAATGCCAGCGAGGCCAGCACGCGGGCCTCGACGGGCAGTTTGGCTGCGGCGTCAGAGTCGAGGAACTTGGCAATGACATCTGGATGGCGTTCCAAAAACATGCGCACAAGGAAGCGCTCAAATTCCCGGTCATAGGCCTCGCGCACAGGAATCTGTTGCGGGCCACGGGAAGATTGCCCCAGAGGGCCGGGAAGCGAGGGTTTGGCGAAGGAAAGCAGCTCGCCGATGTTTTCCTCAGTCAGTGAACGGCCAAGAAGGCGTATGGCCTTGCTCTTGCTGGGAAATGCGTATTCGGATGCAGACCAGTGGCCGACGGGCAACTGGTCTTTGTCCTGCAGCGTCTGCCACGCCAGATGGGCACGGCCCAGAGGTGATGAAGCAAGCATGGATTGCAGCTCTTTCGTTTCGAGCTTGGTGAAATCGGGAATGCTGGAGACGAACTTGGAAGTCGCTTGCACAGGCTTTACACGCCAGATGCGGCCGCGTGTCTTATCCCGGTCTGGATGCGCCCTCGGCACCTCGTTGTGGGAGATGATCTTGTTGTACCAGTCCACGATGTAGATGCAGCCATCGGGTCCGTTGGTCAGACCCACGGGGCGGAAGAAGGGATCATCGCAGGTGAGGAGGTCGGCGAGTTGTTCGAGCCGCAGACCGGTGACGTTGCCCTGCTGCGCATCGCCAGGCTGAGTGCGGTGGAGAGCGATGGTCTGGACCTTGGAGGTGATGGGGTTGGCGACGGCCATGACGTGGGCCGCTTTTGGGTCGCGGAGAGATCCCTCTTCGATCAGCGCCAGACCGCTCAATCCTGTGCCACCCATGCGAAACTCAGCGGTCGGCGGAAAGTCGGGCTGGTAGCTTTTCTTCAGCGCCTCCATGCCGCCGGGGTAGTAAGCGTATTCGTGGAAGGGCATCACGGGGTAGCCGTAGTCGTTGGCCTCCTGGATGAAGGCCTCACCTTCACTTGTGAGAACGAGTCCCCAGATGTTGTTCGGCCCGATGCTCGTCATCTCAAACCCGCTGCCATCCGGGCGCATGCGTGCCATCCCGCACTTGGGGTAATCGATGACCACATCGCTGCCGGGCTTGTGCACCTTGCTGTTGTTAAAGAGGCCCTGCGCCATCCAGATCCAGCCGCCAGGAGCACGGGTGAACTGATGCGGAAACAGGTGCGAGTCCTGCACGCCGAAACCGGTGAGGATGACCTCGCGCTTGTCAGATTTGCCATCGCCATCGGTATCCTTAAGCAGCAGCAGATCATGGCCGTGCAGCGTGTAGCAGGAGTCACCATTGCCCCAGGGGAGGATGCCCAGCGGGATGGCCAGGCCATCGGCATAAACGGTGGGCTGGGTGAGTCCACCTGCGGGAATCGGCGCATTCACCGACTCCCGCGGATAGACGAGCACCTTGTCCTTGCCCCGCGCCGCATAGACGGCCTCCGCTGCAGCCGGGTTTTCATTCGCATCCACCGGATACTCCAGCGCCGTCTGGGTCCACAACCGGCCACGCTGGTCGAAATAGACGCTGACAAATTTGCCGATGCCGTCGCTTTCCTGAATGACCAGCTCGATTTCATAGCCGTCTGCGACATGGAATTTCTTGAGCTGCTCCTGCGCGGTGAGCGGCGTGCCCTGCACGTTGTTGTAGCTGATGTCGCGCTTGGGCGCTGCTGCGTCGGCCTGCGGCTTCGGCGGCGGGGCCACGAGCTTGCGTGCGGCATCTACTCCGCCAAGGGATTCCCAAGTCGGCGCACCGGGTGTGGCAGGCAGTTCTTCAATCGTCACATCCTTCACCTGCACGAGGCAAACACCGCCGCTGTGCACCTGCGGGCCGATGAGTCCGTCCAGCGCGATGTTTTTGTCCGCCTCAGTGTAGTCCATGCAGTGCACGCCGTTGATCCAGGTCTGAATGCGTGGGCCCTCTGCACGGATGCGGTACTCATTCCAGCCGAAGACATCCACCGCTTTGTCCAGCGCCGCTTGCTGTTCCGGTGTGGGAGCCCAGATGACTTTGTTTCGGCGGAACTCGTCATAAATTTTGCCGAACCAGCCGGCCCCGCAGTCCACCTGATACCCCGTCATGTGCGCGCCGCCGGGCACGCGCAGGCTGCGAATCTGGATGCCGCTGTTGAGCATGCCGGTCTTGGGATCACCACTGACCTTGATCTTAAGTTTCAGGTCAAAGTTCTGGTAGCTCTTCTTGGTGCAGATGAAGTGGTTCTCCTTGATCTTCTCCGTGGTGGAGCCGCCGGTGATCATGCCATCCTCCACACGCCAGATTTTAGGATCGTAATCCCAGCCTTCGAGAGTCTTGCCGTCAAACAGGGACACGGGCTCCGCGTGGAGCGCTGTGGCTAGGAGAAAAAAGGTCAGGGCATGCTTCATGGCTGGCTGGTAGTACGAGGTGGATAATCTCAGGCTAGCAGGACCGCATGCACTGTGTCATGCCTGAAATGCACCTGTACGTGACAGCGCAACTCTTCCGCGATTAAATACGGGCATGTCCCAAGACCTTGCCGAAACGACGCTCGACGGCCCGCGCACCCGGCGCTGGGTGGTGGAGGCGCGGGAATGCGTGGAGATGACGACGCACCGCATGGCACGCTTTGGCATGGACGAGGCGCTGCCTCCCTACAAGCGCGTACGCATGAGCCCGGAGGGCAGCTTTGTGCTGGCATGTGTCAGCGGAGAAGGGGCCATCCTTCTCGATGGCCGCTGGCAGCGTGTCAGGCCCGGCATGGTCTGCCTGGCACCGCCGCGTGTGCTGAATGCCTTTGAGGCCAAAGGTCGCGAACGCTGGTGCTTTGCCTGGGTGCGTTATGATGAGCCCAGCTTCGTCACTCCGGTGGTGGGTGCTGCATCTCCCGTCATGCCCACCGCGCATGCGGGTGAAATAGCGCGCATCATCTCCGGTCTGCGTGCTGAGTGGGAAGGGGAGCGCGAGCCACGACTGCTGCATCACTGGCTGGAGCTGCTGCATGGCACCATACGCCGTATCGCGCAGCCCTGGCGCAGCAATGAACCCCGTGTGGCAAAGCTCTGGGCAGACGTCTGTCAGGATCTCAAGCGCGACTGGACGCTCGCCGAGCTGGCTCATCGAAGCCATTGCAGTCCCGAGCATCTGCGCCGGCTCTGCATGAAGGAGCTGGGCCGCAGCCCCATGCAGCACCTCACCTGCCTGCGCATGGAGCAGGCCCGCCGATTCCTGGAAGCTGGAAACGACAAGCTCGAAGTCGTGGCCGCCCGCGTCGGCTACGCCAATGCCGCGATCTTCTCCCGTGTGTTCAGGCGCTGGGTCGGTGTAGCGCCGGGGGAGTATCGGGGAAGGGCCTGAAATCGATTCAATCATTGACGCTTTCGGCCGGGCGTCACTATTCTGCCATCCATGTGGCGCACATTTCTTTGCCTCGGGATCATGCTGTCCAATGCTCTCATTGCGTCGGAAACCGGCGGGCTCCGACTGGTCTCCGACCTGAATCCGGGGGCGGAGGGCTCCAGTTTATCGGGTTTTTTTGTGTGGAATGGCAGGGCTTGGTTCAAGGCTGCCACCAGGCAAGGCGACAAAACAGTGTGGGCACTCCATGCTTCCGACGGCAGCACGACTGGCACACGACGCATCAAAGATTTTCCGCCGCAGGAACACGGGTCGATTTTTGACAATCCCTTTGTCTATGAGAACCGGTTGTACTTCCAGGGACCTAATGCCGCTCTGGGGAAGGGCAGCCGGATCTGGGTGACGGACGGCACCGAGGCCGGCACCCGGCCCATATCCGAAGACGGCAAAGATGTGTGCGATGAGTTCAAGCCGTTTCTGATCGGCGAGCGCCTGGTGCTCTCGCTTCATGGCGACTACAACGGGCATGGACTGGTGGCGCTCAATCTCCACACCGGGGTGACGGAGACTCTCGCGGTGCCTTTTGATGGCTGGGAGGACTATACCGATGGCGCCATGCTCAAAGGAGCAATGCTGAAGCTGGATCTTGATGGCCGGGTGTTTTGGAGCATCGATGGCACACGCAAGGGATTGAAAAAGCTCGTGCTGCCGGGAATGCCGGTTTTTGAGAATGATGACGGCATGAACCAGTTCATCGCTATGCCGAATGGAGTGTTGATGCTCCCCAACGGGCAGCGGAAGCCACCCTTGGATTTGTGGCATACCGATGGAAAATCCGTGGTCAAGCTGGCGTCGTGGTGGCCTGACAATCCTTTCTCCGAACTCTGGTTTGGACGTCTGGGTGATCTTGGTCTGGTGCTTGCGTATGATCGGACCCGGCGTTGTGGCTTGTGGAGCAGTGATGGCACGGTGGAAGGTTCCAGGAACATTCTGGACAGCGATCCCTATCATGATGCCAGCTTCTCATTCCAGCCGGGGCGGCAGTCGCAGCCGTTGATTGCTGGAAACAAACTCTTCTTTGAAATGGATGACGGCAAGCATGGCCTGGAGCTATGGGTCTCGGACGGCACCAAGAGCGGCACGCACCTGGTGATCGACATCGCGCTCGGCAATGAAGATGCTGGAATTTTCAAACTGTTTCCGATGGCGGATGGCCGCGTGTTGTTCCAGCGCAAGAACGCAAATTCAGGGACGGATGTGTGGGTCTCTGACGGGACAGAAGATGGATGCCGCAGACTGGCCGCCCTCGAACGGGCAACCGATGTCGTTGCAGCGCTCCAGGGAATGATTCTGCTGGTTTCCGATCATGATCAGTTCGGGCAGGAACTGCATGCGCTGGACATTCCGCAGCCAATCGTGCCCGCAGCCAAGTCTAAATGACTTCGGCGCGGAACCGAGGCTGTATGCAAAGTTTAACCCGTCGTCCGCAGCCCGGAAGCAATCGCATTGATCGAGATCAGAAGGTCGGTGACCATGGCATCGGCGGCTTCGGTTTTGCCAGCGGCCTGGAGGCCCCGCCATTCGCGGAGCAGGGCCACCTGCTGATGATGCAGCACCTTCAGCGGCTCTTCGCGGATGTTCAGCGTGTAGGCCAGTCGCGGACGGCGTTCTTCAAAGGTGCCTTTGAAAAGTTCGTCGATGATGCTGCGGGTGGCTTCGTATTCGGAGAGGATGGTGTTCAGGAAGCGATCTCGCACGGCGGCATCCTCCACCAGACCTGCGTAGGCGCACATGAGGTCGGTGTTGGCGCTGACGAGCGAGCTTTCGATGTTGGTCAGCACGTAGCGCAGGAAAGCTGAGCCGGGCAGGGCGGCGGCGAGGGTTTCGTAGCCCTTCGGGTCGTCGGTCTTGAGCTTGGTCAGGGCGCTGCCGGCACCAAACCAGCCGGGGAGGTAGAAGCGCGACTGCGTCCACGAAAAGACCCAGGGAATGGCGCGCAGGTCATCGAGCGAAGCCTGGCCGGTGCGGCGGGCGGGACGCGAGCCGATGCGGGAGTTTTCCAGCGCATCGATCGGTGTGGCCTGCCGGTAGAACTTCATAAAATCCGGCGCGTGCAAGAAGGCGCGGTAGGCATCGCGGCTGTCGGCAGCCAGCTTGTCAAAGAGCGGCTCCAGGGCGGGTGGGGCGCTGGATTCTGTGCAGCGATGACGCGCGGTGGCCGCTGTGGCGGAGGCCATGAGCAGCTCGGCATTGTAAACAGCGGAGCCGATGTGCGCGTATTTCTGCGCGATGGTTTCCCCCTGCTCGGTCATGCGCATGCCGCCGCTGAGAGAGCCGTGTGGCAGCGCCTCCATGAACCAGTGTGTGGGGCCCGCGCCGCGGCCGACGGTGCCGCCACGGCCATGGAAGAAGATCGGGCGCACACCGTGGCGCTGGATCGTGCTGGAAAGCTCGCGCTGTGCACGATGCAGGGCGCACTGGCTGGCCACGATGCCGCAGTCCTT from Prosthecobacter vanneervenii includes these protein-coding regions:
- the thiD gene encoding bifunctional hydroxymethylpyrimidine kinase/phosphomethylpyrimidine kinase, whose product is MPPPPPVLSIAGSDSSCGAGVQADLKAISALGGYGLNALTSIVSETPGLVSQVRLMDAEFIVDQMRVLFGGFPIAAAKTGMLGGQAQVRAVAEAWRQLGHGRIPLVVDPVMIATSGGKLLEDSAVRTLIDELLPLATLITPNLDEARVLWEREVSGIEDMEACAQELSGRFGTAVLVKGGHLKGDAADVLCADGTLSWHTAPRTPGVRTHGTGCTFSASIATGLAHGLALNEAVAQAKQFVSRAIAQHFVWQSAGAGPVHALNHLQQTAE
- a CDS encoding ApaG domain-containing protein gives rise to the protein MNFEPLPGLSVTVDSVSYDPTRPAPPDRPHPFVYHLSIHNASHDVVRIFGRKWIVRDTDGDTMVVEGDGVVGQFPNLSPGETFSYNSYHVIKTESTATGSFFGTTPDGRRVCTRIPAIEMHPPMPA
- a CDS encoding formylglycine-generating enzyme family protein, with translation MLRTLTAFALLLLAHYASAQQAKVETAFTNSLEMPFVRVPGLKVLVCRFETRVKDYQPFAVATNTEWKKPDFSQTPDHPAVNVSFTEALAFCEWLGQKEGRRYRLLTDQEWSLLAGLHEKPDIPPNQQPPSIGMHHWGTGPLTKDSGNFCDEAFGKKYHASYDAQWLEVDDGYADTAPVGSYPADANGLHDFAGNVWEWVDGWYDPPKNTLRIVRGGSFRAGSEKRLLASFRGPDPHNVHLDSVGFRIVCEE
- a CDS encoding prolyl oligopeptidase family serine peptidase gives rise to the protein MKRLLLPLLALTSAFADGPKDNSADNVRPVPPPGVAVPDADRARLTEGLKKLRTAIDEAAKAQAKNPQHADLLPDIEIYHKAVDWALRYNEVHKLGELKSADEILAEGMQRAEQFKGGQAPWTKQKGLVVRAYRSKIDGSVQPYGMVIPESYVGAPVRLDIWCHGRGETLSELAFLDQRRKQVGQISPKGALVLHPYGRYCCANKFAGEIDLLEAIDHASKFYAVDEDRIIVRGFSMGGAAAWQFAVNYADKWCGANPGAGFSETPEFLGGFQNEDVSGAPWYQQKLWHWYNATDNALNLENCPTVAYSGEIDKQKQAADMMEKALRGENVDLLHIIGPQTAHKIHPDSLIEIEKRLASIAAMGRNRVPKEIHLSTWFLRYNHMHWVTVDALEQHWERGRIHARITGPSEITIKLQNITAFTLDMPSGHCPMPLLFKPVVSIDGQLLEVTRPKLDRSWLVHFQLKNGKWTQTLDNQEDGKLVKKHALEGPIDDAFMDKFLFVKPTKPGIGEKVDAWAKAELERAQFEWRRQFRGDAPTKDDTAVSDADIASSNLVLWGDPQSNAVLAKIADKLPIQWSKDKLVANGKTYDATTSAPVLIYPNPLNPTKYVVINSSFTYREYDYLNNARQVAKLPDWAVIDLTKPKTSQAPGGISDAGFFGESWEWKPAPAAKK
- a CDS encoding Ntn hydrolase family protein, whose translation is MSTIVVAQKNGVACIGADTLSCLGSLRQKAQHIVNKTKIAKIEDTYIGLVGTSASLVVLNSYFANPERPRNFSSCEAIFETFRHAHAWLKVEYFMSAAPDKGEEYETTQFYGLMANAHGIFAIYSYRSAQQFHKFWAAGSGRDYALGAMQAAYDKGKTAEEIARIGLEAAAEFDSATSGPFELHNIPLLSAPKPKTRRKK
- a CDS encoding nucleoside monophosphate kinase, which codes for MQPTTPPEPAPKPAAPADLEIKDAQLIFNHVWKQLEADYGREKLRFPKELILLGGAPGAGKGTNTDFIREVRGITAEPIVVSALLDSPEAKKLKAQGGMVGDREVVGILIRKLLEPEQQNGAILDGFPRTKVQVECLKMLFDEMIRLRREFSQTPDAAHFKQPIFHIMVLFVDEAESIARQLKRGKEVLAHNEEVRSSGIGELWEERATDFDPALARNRYKVFKEKTFDALVSLKEIFHYHFINAQAPLELVQDNIIRELEYQSSLELDPRTFDQLRDLPLASEIVRHARQDLVRRLDSYKVEKPELMQAVVAFIQEKMMPIIVRHAISGRADINTEDKLFHDPEALAMLIDIFSERGYHATADLHRIEIPERFDLQTGQITCRKKKVFRFRIIFKGSEIRRG